From a single Equus asinus isolate D_3611 breed Donkey chromosome 2, EquAss-T2T_v2, whole genome shotgun sequence genomic region:
- the CNNM2 gene encoding metal transporter CNNM2 isoform X3: MIGCGSCEPEVKMAGGQAAAALPTWKMAARRSLSARGRGVLQAAGRLLPLLLLSCCCGAGGCAAAGENEETVIIGLRLEDTNDVSFMEGGALRVSERTRVKLRVYGQNINNETWSRIAFTEHERRRHNPGERGLGGPAPPEPDSGPQRCGIRTSDIIILPHIILNRRTSGIIEIEIKPLRKMEKSKSYYLCTSLSTPALGAGGPGSAGGAVGGKGGSGVAGLPPPPWAETTWIYHDGEDTKMIVGEEKKFLLPFWLQVIFISLLLCLSGMFSGLNLGLMALDPMELRIVQNCGTEKEKNYAKRIEPVRRQGNYLLCSLLLGNVLVNTTLTILLDDIAGSGLVAVVVSTIGIVIFGEIVPQAICSRHGLAVGANTIFLTKFFMMMTFPASYPVSKLLDCVLGQEIGTVYNREKLLEMLRVTDPYNDLVKEELNIIQGALELRTKTVEDVMTPLRDCFMITGEAILDFNTMSEIMESGYTRIPVFEGERSNIVDLLFVKDLAFVDPDDCTPLKTITKFYNHPLHFVFNDTKLDAMLEEFKKEHTNKKPQILPTLERRDNKKPSFFQHHYTGSSRLST, encoded by the coding sequence ATGATTGGCTGTGGCTCTTGTGAACCCGAAGTAAAGATGGCGGGCGGGCAGGCAGCCGCTGCACTGCCCACTTGGAAGATGGCGGCGCGCCGCAGCCTCAGCGCCCGCGGCCGGGGGGTCCTGCAGGCGGCGGGGCGGCTGCTGCCGTTGCTACTGCTGAGCTGCTGCTGCGGCGCGGGCGGCTGCGCAGCGGCGGGCGAGAACGAGGAGACGGTGATCATCGGGTTGCGGCTAGAGGACACGAACGACGTGTCGTTCATGGAAGGGGGGGCGCTGCGGGTGAGCGAGCGGACCCGGGTCAAGCTGCGGGTGTACGGGCAGAACATCAACAACGAGACGTGGTCCCGCATCGCCTTCACCGAGCACGAGCGGCGGCGCCACAATCCCGGCGAGCGCGGGCTTGGGGGTCCCGCGCCTCCAGAGCCGGACAGCGGCCCCCAGCGCTGCGGCATCCGCACCTCAGATATCATCATCTTGCCCCATATCATTCTCAACCGCCGTACATCGGGCATCATTGAGATCGAGATCAAGCCGCTGCGCAAGATGGAAAAGAGCAAGTCCTATTACCTGTGCACGTCGCTCTCCACGCCTGCCCTGGGCGCCGGTGGCCCGGGGTCCGCGGGTGGCGCTGTCGGGGGCAAGGGCGGCTCCGGGGTGGCCGGGCTCCCGCCGCCCCCGTGGGCCGAGACCACATGGATTTACCACGACGGCGAGGACACCAAGATGATCGTGGGCGAGGAGAAGAAGTTCCTGCTGCCCTTCTGGCTGCAGGTGATCTTCATTTCGCTGCTCCTCTGCCTGTCCGGCATGTTCAGTGGCCTCAACCTGGGACTCATGGCCCTGGACCCAATGGAGCTGCGCATCGTGCAGAACTGCGGCACGGAGAAGGAGAAGAATTACGCCAAGCGCATCGAGCCCGTGCGCAGGCAGGGCAACTACCTGCTGTGCTCGCTGCTGCTGGGCAACGTGCTGGTCAACACGACGCTCACCATCCTGCTCGACGACATCGCCGGCTCCGGCCTCGTGGCGGTGGTGGTCTCCACCATCGGCATCGTCATCTTCGGGGAGATCGTGCCCCAGGCCATCTGCTCCCGACACGGCCTGGCTGTAGGAGCCAacaccatcttcctcaccaagttTTTTATGATGATGACCTTCCCCGCTTCTTATCCGGTCAGCAAACTGCTGGACTGCGTCCTGGGCCAGGAGATAGGCACGGTCTATAACCGGGAGAAACTGCTGGAGATGCTCCGGGTCACCGACCCTTACAACGACCTCGTTAAAGAGGAGCTGAACATCATCCAAGGGGCGCTGGAGCTCCGCACCAAGACGGTGGAGGACGTGATGACTCCGCTCCGGGATTGCTTCATGATCACCGGCGAAGCCATTCTGGACTTCAACACCATGTCAGAGATCATGGAGAGCGGCTACACTCGCATTCCGGTGTTTGAGGGGGAGCGCTCCAACATCGTGGACCTCCTCTTTGTCAAAGACTTGGCCTTCGTGGATCCAGATGACTGTACTCCCCTGAAAACCATCACTAAATTTTATAATCACCCCTTGCACTTTGTTTTCAATGACACCAAGTTGGACGCTATGCTGGAAGAATTTAAGAAAG